One stretch of Juglans microcarpa x Juglans regia isolate MS1-56 chromosome 3D, Jm3101_v1.0, whole genome shotgun sequence DNA includes these proteins:
- the LOC121254546 gene encoding uncharacterized protein LOC121254546 — translation MATSLGLFSTFISGKTASLTAKHSSAYCVILAHPHKVSAHPRMVRMVTSATVSNEAPEKRAPRGIMKPRRISLEMQALVGVPEISRTQALKQIWAHIKEHNLQDPENKKIIICDEKLKKIFGGRDQIGFLEIAGLISPHFLK, via the exons ATGGCGACCTCTCTTGGGCTCTTCTCGACCTTTATCTCCGGCAAAACTGCATCGCTGACGGCCAAACACTCATCCGCCTACTGCGTCATCCTCGCCCATCCTCACAAGGTTTCAGCTCACCCGCGCATGGTGCGCATGGTGACCTCCGCCACCGTTTCAAACGAAGCCCCAGAAAAGCGCGCCCCCCGAGGCATTATGAAGCCGCGGCGTATCTCTCTGGAGATGCAAGCCCTCGTTGGAGTCCCCGAGATTTCTCGCACCCAAGCTCTCAAGCAGATTTGGGCCCACATTAAGGAGCACAATCTTCAG GACCCGGAGAACAAGAAGATCATAATTTGCGATGAGAAGCTGAAGAAgatatttggagggagagatcAGATTGGGTTTCTCGAGATTGCAGGGTTGATTAGTCCTCACTTTCTTAAGTGA
- the LOC121254547 gene encoding basic blue protein-like, giving the protein MAQGRGSAIVATAVLLGMLLIHCENVWAATFTVGDAGGWTFGVDNWPNAKTFVAGDVLVFNYSSADHNVVVVDKQGYETCKAAEGSQQFQSGSDQITLVKGQNYFICTFPGHCESKMKITVNAS; this is encoded by the exons ATGGCCCAGGGAAGAGGTAGTGCAATTGTTGCCACAGCTGTGCTATTAGGTATGCTCCTAATTCACTGTGAGAACGTTTGGGCAGCTACCTTTACTGTTGGAGATGCAGGCGGTTGGACCTTCGGTGTTGATAATTGGCCTAATGCAAAGACCTTCGTGGCTGGTGATGTTCTGG TGTTCAACTACAGCTCGGCAGACCACAATGTGGTGGTTGTAGACAAACAAGGTTATGAAACATGCAAGGCAGCTGAAGGTTCTCAACAATTTCAGAGTGGAAGCGATCAGATCACGCTGGTGAAGGGACAAAACTACTTCATCTGCACTTTTCCTGGGCATTGTGaatccaaaatgaaaataactGTCAACGCATCGTAA
- the LOC121254559 gene encoding basic blue protein-like yields the protein MLKVLIGQMDKGRGAAAVVATVLLLGLLLNSENAWAATFTVGDASGWKFNVDGWPEGKTFNSGDVLVFNYNPERHDVAVVDKQGYDACKASEGATIFQSGSDQVTLVKGQNYFICNFPGHCESKMKIAVNAL from the exons ATGCTCAAAGTTTTGATCGGCCAGATGGACAAGGGAAGAGGCGCTGCTGCAGTTGTTGCCACAGTTCTGCTGCTGGGTCTGCTCCTCAACAGTGAGAACGCTTGGGCGGCTACCTTTACTGTTGGAGATGCTTCCGGTTGGAAATTCAATGTTGATGGTTGGCCCGAGGGAAAGACCTTCAATTCTGGTGATGTACTAG TGTTCAACTACAACCCAGAAAGGCACGATGTGGCGGTTGTGGACAAACAAGGTTATGATGCATGCAAGGCATCCGAAGGAGCTACAATATTTCAGAGTGGGAGCGATCAGGTCACGCTTGTGAAGGGACAGAACTATTTCATTTGCAACTTTCCTGGGCATTGTGaatctaaaatgaaaatagCTGTCAATGCATTGTAA
- the LOC121254548 gene encoding pentatricopeptide repeat-containing protein At5g02860: protein MAEKLALPLVLPNPPPSRPIFPNIHQSQHHPPKPSSAESVSPFLQDLINHQNPNSQPLSPRSPIPRTRRKRIGKSRDPNRGKPWSQHRLSLKGQQILQSLIDPQFDSAKMGEVLLQLFEPSPEEEVSSSSELLSLDVLGILKGLGFSKKCDLALSVFEWVRNRKDCELILNGSIIAVVISILGKDGRVSSAASLLHDLHKAGIDIDVYAYTSLITACASNGRYREAVKVFKKMGEEGCEPTLITYNVILNVYGKMGMPWNKILDLVASMKSAGVYPDLYTYNTLISCCRRGSLYEEAAGIFEEMKSAGFTPDKVTYNALLDVYGKSRWPREAMEVLREMEISGFSPSVVTYNSLISAYARDGLLDEAMDLKTQMMEKGIKPDVFTYTTLLSGFEKAGKDESAMSVFEEMRSAGCKPNICTFNALIKMHGNRGKFAEMMEVFEEIKICQYAPDIVTWNTLLAVFGQNGMDSEVSGVFKEMKRAGFVPERDTFNTLISAYSRCGSFDQAMAVYKRMLEAGVTPDLSTYNAVLAALARGGLWEQSEKILAEMKGGRCKPNELTYCSLLHAYANGKAAERMSGLAEEIYSGSIEPRAVLLKTLVLVNSKSDLLMETEYAFLELRRRGFSPDLCTLNSMVSIYGRRQMVTKTNEILNFMNESGFTPSLTTYNCLMYMYSRSENFQKAEEIFRQLLGKGIKPDRISYNTVIYAYCRNGQMREASRIFSEMRDSGLAPDVVTYNTFVASYAADSMFVEAIDVVQYMIKHGCKPNHNTYNSIVDWYCKHNRYDEASMFINSLHKLDPHSSKEEQCRLSERITKKWS, encoded by the coding sequence atggcaGAGAAATTAGCTCTACCACTCGTACTgccaaatccaccaccctcaagaCCCATATTCCCCAACATCCACCAAAGCCAGCACCACCCTCCTAAACCCTCTTCAGCCGAATCCGTAAGCCCTTTCCTGCAGGACCTCATCAACCACCAGAACCCCAACTCCCAACCCCTCTCGCCCCGGTCCCCAATCCCCAGAACCCGCCGCAAGCGCATCGGCAAGTCACGGGACCCCAACCGCGGTAAGCCCTGGTCCCAGCACCGGCTCTCCCTCAAAGGTCAGCAAATTCTCCAATCTCTTATTGACCCACAGTTTGATTCCGCTAAAATGGGTGAAGTCTTGCTTCAATTGTTTGAACCGTCCCCAGAAGAAGAAGTAAGTTCTAGCTCAGAATTGTTGTCTTTGGATGTATTGGGTATACTTAAGGGTTTAGGATTTAGCAAGAAATGTGACTTGGCACTGAGTGTGTTCGAGTGGGTTCGGAATCGCAAAGATTGCGAATTGATTTTGAATGGCTCTATTATTGCTGTTGTAATTAGCATTCTTGGCAAGGATGGTCGAGTTTCGTCCGCAGCGTCGTTGCTTCATGATTTACATAAAGCTGGGATTGATATTGATGTTTATGCTTATACTTCTTTGATTACTGCTTGTGCTAGTAATGGGAGGTATAGAGAGGCTGTAAAGGTTTTTAAGAAGATGGGAGAAGAGGGATGCGAACCTACTTTGATAACTTATAATGTGATTCTGAATGTGTATGGGAAAATGGGTATGCCTTGGAATAAGATTTTGGATCTCGTTGCCAGCATGAAGAGTGCCGGAGTTTACCCTGATTTGTACACCTACAATACGCTTATAAGTTGTTGTCGGCGTGGCTCTTTGTATGAAGAAGCAGCTGGGATTTTTGAGGAGATGAAGTCTGCAGGGTTTACACCAGATAAGGTTACTTATAACGCGTTATTGGATGTTTATGGGAAGTCCAGGTGGCCAAGGGAAGCCATGGAGGTGTTGAGAGAGATGGAAATCAGTGGGTTTTCTCCTAGCGTAGTGACTTACAATTCATTGATATCAGCTTATGCTAGAGATGGTTTGCTGGATGAAGCAATGGATCTCAAAACCCAAATGATGGAGAAAGGGATTAAACCTGACGTATTTACCTACACCACCCTTTTATCGGGGTTTGAGAAAGCTGGCAAGGATGAGTCTGCAATGAGTGTTTTTGAGGAAATGAGGAGTGCTGGGTGCAAACCAAATATCTGCACCTTTAATGCACTCATTAAGATGCATGGTAACCGTGGAAAGTTTGCAGAAATGATGGAGGTGTTTGAAGAGATCAAGATATGTCAGTATGCCCCTGATATTGTTACTTGGAACACACTTCTAGCAGTGTTTGGGCAGAATGGAATGGACTCAGAGGTATCAGGAGTGTTTAAGGAAATGAAGAGGGCAGGGTTTGTGCCCGAAAGGGACACCTTCAACACATTAATCAGTGCATACAGCAGGTGTGGTTCTTTTGACCAAGCCATGGCCGTTTATAAGAGGATGCTGGAAGCTGGGGTTACTCCAGACCTTTCCACCTATAATGCTGTTTTGGCTGCATTGGCCCGGGGTGGGCTCTGGGAACAATCTGAGAAAATACTTGCTGAAATGAAGGGTGGTCGGTGTAAACCCAATGAGCTGACATACTGTTCTTTGCTTCATGCTTATGCTAATGGCAAGGCAGCTGAGCGCATGAGTGGTCTGGCAGAAGAGATATATTCTGGTTCAATTGAACCGCGCGCTGTGCTTTTGAAGACCCTTGTTTTAGTTAATAGTAAAAGTGACCTTCTAATGGAGACGGAGTATGCTTTCTTGGAGTTGAGGAGAAGAGGGTTTTCACCTGACCTATGCACTCTTAATTCTATGGTTTCTATATATGGCAGAAGGCAAATGGTTACCAAAACAAAtgagattttgaatttcatgaATGAGAGTGGGTTTACTCCTAGCTTGACAACTTACAATTGCTTGATGTATATGTACAGCCGCTCTGAAAACTTTCAGAAAGCGGAAGAAATTTTTAGGCAACTTTTGGGAAAAGGAATAAAGCCTGATAGAATTTCTTACAATACCGTTATATATGCCTATTGTAGAAACGGTCAGATGAGAGAGGCTTCACGGATATTCTCAGAAATGAGGGATTCAGGACTTGCTCCTGATGTGGTCACTTATAATACCTTTGTTGCAAGCTATGCCGCTGATTCAATGTTTGTGGAGGCCATTGATGTGGTTCAGTACATGATCAAGCATGGATGTAAACCAAACCATAACACATACAACTCTATTGTAGATTGGTATTGCAAGCACAATCGCTATGATGAGGCCAGCATGTTTATTAACAGCCTTCATAAGCTTGATCCACATTCTTCCAAGGAGGAACAATGCAGGTTATCAGAACGTATAACAAAGAAGTGGTCATAG
- the LOC121254550 gene encoding (S)-8-oxocitronellyl enol synthase ISY1-like → MSWWWSGAIGAAKKKSDNRDSPPRYQSVALIIGVTGIIGNSLTEILPHSDTPGGPWKVYGVARRPRPAWSDDYPIEYIQCDILDAQEAQTKLSKLTDVTHIFYVAWANMQDEADNCKVNADMLRNVLNTIIPKAPNLQHICLQTGRKHYVVAPELFEIVKPHEPPFHEDLPRLNVPHFYYSLEDVLFEQVAKEERLTWSVHRPGVIFGFSPHSLTNIVGSLCVYAAICKHEGEQLRFPGSLAAWEGYWDASDADMVAEHQIWAAVDSNAKNESFNCSNGDLFKWKHFWNVLAERFGVECGKFDENSNLSLQEMMKNKGPVWEEIVREKGLVPTKLEQVGTWWFVDEVLAAESFLDSMNKSKEYGFVGFRNSKTSFNYWIDKMRAHRIVP, encoded by the exons ATGAGCTGGTGGTGGTCTGGTGCAATTGGCGCTGCAAAG AAAAAATCTGACAACAGAGATTCACCACCGCGGTACCAGAGTGTGGCTCTAATCATCGGCGTGACTGGCATCATCGGCAACAGCCTGACCGAGATCCTGCCACACTCTGACACCCCTGGTGGACCATGGAAGGTCTACGGCGTAGCCCGCCGCCCCCGCCCCGCTTGGTCCGACGACTACCCCATCGAGTACATCCAGTGTGACATCTTGGACGCCCAAGAAGCCCAGACGAAGCTATCCAAACTCACGGACGTCACGCACATTTTCTACGTGGCTTGGGCTAACATGCAAGACGAAGCCGACAACTGTAAGGTGAATGCTGACATGTTGCGCAACGTTCTCAATACTATCATCCCAAAGGCGCCAAATTTGCAGCATATTTGCTTGCAAACCGGTCGGAAACACTATGTCGTCGCGCCAGAGTTGTTTGAAATAGTTAAGCCCCATGAACCTCCATTCCATGAGGATCTTCCAAGATTGAATGTACCCCATTTTTACTATTCGCTGGAAGATGTTTTGTTTGAGCAGGTGGCGAAGGAGGAGCGTTTGACCTGGTCAGTGCATAGGCCAGGAGTGATATTTGGGTTTTCGCCGCATAGTTTGACGAACATTGTTGGGAGTTTATGCGTATATGCAGCGATATGCAAGCATGAGGGCGAGCAATTGAGGTTTCCGGGTAGTCTTGCGGCGTGGGAGGGGTATTGGGATGCTTCTGATGCAGATATGGTAGCTGAACATCAGATATGGGCAGCCGTGGATTCTAATGCGAAGAATGAGTCGTTTAATTGTAGCAATGGAGATTTGTTCAAGTGGAAGCACTTCTGGAATGTTTTGGCCGAACGGTTTGGAGTGGAGTGTGGAAAATTTGACGAGAACTCCAATTTGAGCTTGCAGGAGATGATGAAGAATAAGGGTCCCGTATGGGAGGAGATAGTGAGAGAAAAGGGTTTGGTGCCAACAAAATTGGAACAAGTCGGGACTTGGTGGTTTGTGGATGAGGTTCTTGCGGCTGAGTCGTTTTTGGACAGCATGAACAAGAGCAAAGAGTATGGTTTTGTGGGGTTCAGGAACTCAAAAACTTCATTCAATTATTGGATTGATAAGATGAGAGCTCACAGAATTGTTCCTTAG
- the LOC121254557 gene encoding zinc finger SWIM domain-containing protein 7 isoform X1, with amino-acid sequence MSASSLTAEAVWKDIESTRSVTDDQLSILHFLFGKNFERATRIVDQRGVKRISGEPSGRFVFQVVGESRRKEEYFCFAENYCACYSFFYDIVNRGEQLCCKHQLAARLALSLGAFIEVKVSDEQLAVLLSKL; translated from the exons ATGAGTGCAAGTAGTTTGACAGCGGAGGCGGTGTGGAAGGACATCGAATCAACTCGTTCAG TGACAGATGATCAGCTCTCCAT CTTGCATTTCTTGTTTGGTAAAAACTTTGAGCGAGCCACTAGGATCGTGGATCAAAGAGGTGTCAAGAGAATTTCTGGGGAACCTAGCGGCCGTTTCGTCTTTCAG GTTGTGGGAGAATCACGGAGGAAGGAGGAATATTTCTGCTTTGCCGAAAACTACTGTGCCTGTTATTCATTCTTCTATGACATTGTGAATAGAGGAGAACAGCTTTGT TGTAAGCATCAGTTAGCTGCAAGACTAGCTTTGTCGTTGGGAGCTTTTATTGAAGTTAAGGTGTCTGATGAGCAGCTAGCAGTACTGCTATCAAAACTCTGA
- the LOC121254557 gene encoding zinc finger SWIM domain-containing protein 7 isoform X2: MSASSLTAEAVWKDIESTRSDDQLSILHFLFGKNFERATRIVDQRGVKRISGEPSGRFVFQVVGESRRKEEYFCFAENYCACYSFFYDIVNRGEQLCCKHQLAARLALSLGAFIEVKVSDEQLAVLLSKL, translated from the exons ATGAGTGCAAGTAGTTTGACAGCGGAGGCGGTGTGGAAGGACATCGAATCAACTCGTTCAG ATGATCAGCTCTCCAT CTTGCATTTCTTGTTTGGTAAAAACTTTGAGCGAGCCACTAGGATCGTGGATCAAAGAGGTGTCAAGAGAATTTCTGGGGAACCTAGCGGCCGTTTCGTCTTTCAG GTTGTGGGAGAATCACGGAGGAAGGAGGAATATTTCTGCTTTGCCGAAAACTACTGTGCCTGTTATTCATTCTTCTATGACATTGTGAATAGAGGAGAACAGCTTTGT TGTAAGCATCAGTTAGCTGCAAGACTAGCTTTGTCGTTGGGAGCTTTTATTGAAGTTAAGGTGTCTGATGAGCAGCTAGCAGTACTGCTATCAAAACTCTGA